Proteins from a genomic interval of Scomber japonicus isolate fScoJap1 chromosome 10, fScoJap1.pri, whole genome shotgun sequence:
- the lpcat3 gene encoding lysophospholipid acyltransferase 5, which translates to MAAPLMEKLSESLGSPEPAVRLILSILIGYPFALIYRRFLFYQPATVIHLFHAVSGLALAAFNFGAQIYHSAVCVLVQFLMLRLMGRTVTAVLSSFTFQMVYLLAGYYYTATEEYDIKWTMPHCVLTLKLIGLSFDYFDGGKEPSQLSAEQKTSALSSVPSLLEVCGFSYFYGGFLVGPQFTMRSYQRLVARELTDSPGKPPNSVIPAMKRFGLGFVCLLLYTIFTPYFPDSYFLTDEYEAQPFWYRCVFILLWAKIILYKYVSCWVIAEGVCVLSGLGYNGIVDGKHQWDACANMKVWMFETTPLFGGTISSFNINTNAWVARHVFKRLKFLGNKTLSHVTTLFFLTIWHGLHSGYFLCFSMEFIIVTVERQALGLVRDSPLLSKVANSPLYPLIYVVQQFIHWLFMGYPLVPFCLFSYDKWLKVYSSVYFCGHLFFLAVFLSVPYLRKALVPKRERSPQKQD; encoded by the exons ATGGCGGCTCCCTTGATGGAGAAGCTGTCGGAGTCCTTAGGTTCCCCGGAGCCAGCGGTTCGACtcattttatctattttaatcG GTTATCCTTTCGCCCTGATATACCGGAGGTTCTTGTTCTACCAGCCAGCCACAGTTATCCACTTGTTCCACGCTGTCTCCGGACTGGCTCTAGCAGCATTTAACTTTG GCGCTCAGATCTATCACTCTGCAGTATGCGTCTTGGTCCAATTCCTGATGCTGAGGCTCATGGGGAGGACGGTCACAGCTGTCCTGAGCAGCTTTACCTTTCAAATG gTGTACCTGCTGGCAGGGTATTACTATACAGCGACAGAGGAGTATGACATCAAGTGGACTATGCCTCATTGCGTCCTCACTCTCAAACTTATTG GTTTGTCATTTGATTACTTTGACGGCGGGAAAGAACCA TCCCAGCTGAGTGCAGAGCAGAAGACTTCAGCTCTGTCGTCTGTGCCCTCTCTGCTTGAGGTGTGCGGCTTTTCCTACTTCTATGGAGGCTTCCTGGTGGGGCCTCAGTTTACAATGCGCAGCTACCAGAGACTGGTGGCAAGGGAACTCACCGACTCCCCTGGAAAGCCGCCTAACAG TGTTATACCGGCTATGAAGAGGTTTGGTCTGGGTTTTGTCTGCCTCCTGCTATATACAATATTTACTCCTTATTTCCCAGACAGCTACTTCCTAACAGACGAGTATGAG GCTCAACCATTCTGGTATcgctgtgtgtttattttgcttTGGGCTAAAATCATTTTGTATAAATATGTCAGCTGTTGGGTTATAGCG GAGGGTGTATGTGTACTATCTGGACTAGGCTACAATGGGATAGTAGATGGTAAGCATCAGTGGGACGCCTGTGCCAACATGAAGGTGTGGATGTTTGAAACCACGCCACTCTTTGGAGGAACGATTTCTTCTTTCAACATCAACACAAACGCCTGGGTTGCCAG gcATGTGTTCAAGAGGTTGAAGTTCCTGGGCAATAAAACCTTGTCTCATGTGACCACGCTGTTCTTTTTGACAATATGGCATGGCCTTCACTCAGGATACTTCTTGTGCTTCTCCATGGAGTTCATCATCGTcactgtagagagacag gcccTGGGACTAGTGAGGGACAGTCCCCTGCTGTCAAAGGTGGCCAACAGCCCACTTTACCCACTCATCTATGTAGTCCAGCAGTTTATTCACTGGCTCTTCATGGGTTACCCTCTGGTGCCATTCTGCCTCTTCAGCTACGACAAATGGCTCAAG GTCTACTCGTCCGTCTACTTCTGCGGTCACCTATTCTTCCTCGCAGTCTTTTTAAGCGTACCATACCTCCGTAAGGCACTGGTGCCTAAGAGAGAACGGAGTCCGCAAAAGCAGGATTAA
- the tpi1b gene encoding triosephosphate isomerase B produces the protein MTRKFFVGGNWKMNGDKKSLGELIHTMNGAKVDPNVEVVCGAPAIYLDFAVSKLDHKFGVAAQNCYKVAKGAFTGEISPAMIKDCGVHWVILGHSERRHVFGESDELIGQKTAHALENGLGVIACIGEKLDEREGGITEKVVFAQTKVIADNVKDWSKVVLAYEPVWAIGTGKTASPQQAQEVHHKLREWMKKNVSEAVANSVRIIYGGSVTGGTCKELGSQADVDGFLVGGASLKPEFIDIINAKQ, from the exons ATGACCAGGAAATTCTTCGTTGGTGGAAACTGGAAGATGAACGGCGACAAGAAAAGCCTGGGGGAGCTGATCCACACCATGAACGGAGCCAAGGTTGACCCCAATGTCG AGGTTGTGTGCGGTGCTCCCGCCATCTACCTGGACTTTGCCGTGTCCAAGCTGGACCACAAGTTCGGCGTGGCTGCTCAGAACTGCTACAAAGTCGCCAAGGGTGCCTTCACTGGGGAGATCAG CCCTGCGATGATCAAGGACTGCGGTGTGCACTGGGTGATCCTGGGACACTCTGAGAGGCGCCATGTCTTTGGAGAGAGCGATGAG CTCATTGGTCAGAAGACCGCTCATGCTCTGGAGAACGGCCTGGGTGTGATCGCCTGCATCGGTGAGAAGCTGGACGAGAGAGAGGGCGGCATCACCGAGAAGGTCGTCTTCGCTCAGACCAAGGTCATCGCAG ACAATGTAAAGGACTGGAGCAAGGTCGTGCTCGCCTATGAGCCAGTCTGGGCCATTGGCACCGGCAAGACCGCCTCCCCACAGCAG GCTCAGGAAGTGCATCACAAACTGAGGGAGTGGATGAAGAAGAACGTGTCTGAGGCTGTTGCCAACTCTGTGAGGATCATCTATGGAG GCTCTGTGACTGGTGGTACCTGCAAAGAGCTCGGCTCCCAGGCTGACGTTGATGGTTTCCTTGTGGGTGGAGCTTCCCTGAAGCCCGAGTTCATTGACATCATCAATGCCAAGCAATAA